GGTGCCGAGATAAAACGGCCCGCCGGCCAGCGCGATCCCCATGCGATCCCAGAACAGCGTCAGCAGCAGCGCGGGAATCAGCACGACCCACAGTCGCGACAGCCGCTCGGTCAGATAGCGCGGCCAGCTCCACGTCCCCGCCGCGCTCTGCCGCAACACCGAACCGCCGACAAAGTAGCCGCTCAGCAGAAAGAACACGATCACCGCAGTGTGGCCGTAGTTGCTGACGAAATAGAAAGCCTTGGCCGCCAGGCCGATTCCGGCATTCGCGTGGTAATCGGCAAACATCAGATTGCGCAGATGACTCACGCACACGGTGCCCGCCGCCAATGCGCGGATCAGGTCGAAGGTGTCGCAATGGGGTTTGCCGGAGGGCGCCATATGAGCCGGAAGCGGACGAAAGGTTGTCCGCCAAACTAAGGCTCATGGGCTTTTGATTCAGTACGTTCGCGCACATTGAACGTGAAGCGCGGGCTCGCCCCGCATTACAGGTGAGCTTTACAGGCGCGCTTCGATCTGCGCGATCCGCGTTTCGATCGCGTTGCGCACCAGGCCGTTCGACGGCACCAGCAGCAGCGACGAAGCGATGATCTGATACACCCGGTTGCGCCGTACCTTGGACACCTTCTGCGGATCGAGCCACGCGTCGTTATCCACCAGCAGCAACAGCGTCTCCAGCCCGATCAGAATCGGCCATAGACACGCGAGCCGCAGTCGCACGGAAAACGCGGGAATCGCCAGCGTGTAATCGAGCGCTTCGCGGAAATGCTCGAGCGACTTGCGCAGCAGCTCGACCAGCAGCGGCTTCGCGCGCGCGGAATTGGTCGGCAACAGCAGGTCTTGCGGGCTCAGGCCGTGTCGATCCAGCAGCGTCTGCGGCAGATAGCAGCGGCCGATCCGCAAATCCTTGCCGCAGTCGCGCAGCACGTTGGTCAACTGCAGCGCCTTGCCGAAACGCACGCCGCGGCGCGCCATCGTGTCGGGCGCCTCTTTCAACGTGCCCGGCATATGCGCATAGGTCATCGTGGTCCAGAATTCGCCGACGCAGCCCGCCACCAGATACGTGTAGCGATCGAGGTCGTCGTAGTCGCGCAGCGCCGCGAGCTGGCCGGAGCGTTCGTCGGGGAAGGTGCGCAGATCGAATTCCATGCCCTCGGTGAGCGTCGCGACGATTCCGCGCACGGCCTGACGATCGGATTCGCTCAGTTGCGACAACACGCCGAGCGCGGGGCCGAGCGATTCGAGCAGGACTTTTTCATCCGACTGGGTCTGCTGACCCGCGACCTCGGCGGCCATGCGATGGAACAGCGTGCCGTCGTCGGTGGTGCCGTTCACCTGGGCACGCAGCGACAGCAGCAGCGCGAGGCGCTGTTCGGGCGAGATCAGCGACGTGTCCGCGATCGTGTCGGCCGCGCGCGCCAGCAGGTACGCGAGGCCGATCGGATCGCGCATCCCGGTAGGCAGCACGCGCAGCGTGAGATAGAAGGAGCGTGAAACGCCTTTCAGCAGCGGACCGAGAAGAAAGGCCCGGGTCGGATTCGACATGGATGGGATCAGGTCAGGATTGGCAACAAGCGGGCAAAAGCCGGTAAAAAACCGGCAAGAATCCGGCGCTGCCGAATTGTATACGGCGAAGCGCCCTCACCGTGCGGCGGCGCGTCCCGCCCCAGCCCGCATTGACCGGCCTGTCTGTCCTGCTCAAGCGTGTGCGGCCAGCCCCAACAGGTCGACCGCGTTCTGTTTGAGAATCAGCGGCCGGACCTCTTCCCTGAAACCGGCGCCGCTGAAATCTTCCAGCCAGCGATCCGGCCGGATCAGCGGGAAGTCCGAGCCGAACAGCATCTTCCGCTTCAGCAACGTGTTGGCGTGGTGGATCAATTCGGGCGAGAAGTACTTCGGCGACCAGCCGGACAGATCGATGTAAACATTGGGCTTGTGCAGCGCGATCGACAACGCCTGCTCCTGCCAGGGCCACGACGGGTGTGCGATCACGATCTTCATATCGGGGAAATCCGCCGCGACGTCGTCGAGATGGATCGGCTCCGAATACTTCAAGCGCAACCCGCCGCCGCCCCGCATACCCGAGCCCATGCCGGAGTGGCCGCTATGGAACACCGCCGTGAGCCGGTATTCGGCGATCAGCTCATAGAGCGGATACGCGAGACGGTCGTTGGCGAAAAACGCCTGCATGGTCGGATGAAACTTGAAGCCGCGCACGCCGTATTCTTCCACCAGCTTGCGCGCCTCGCGCACGCCCATCTTGCCCTTGTGCGGATCAATACTCGCGAATGCGATCATGATGTCGCGGTTATTCTGCGCGAATTCGGCGATCTCCTCATTCGGAATGCGTCGGCGGCCCAGGTTCGCTTCGCAGTCCACGGTGAACATCACGAAGCCGACGTTGCGTTCGCGATAGTGGTCGATGGTCTCGGGAATCGTCGGCCGCCGGCCGAGTTTCAGCACGGTGCCGAAGTACTTGTCGGCGGCCTCGTCGAACTCCTTGCCGAACAGGTCCGGCGGCTGGCAGCAGGAGACTTCCGCGTGGACATGCATGTCGATCGCGACGAGCTGGTCGAGGTTCATCCCGGGTGTCCTATCGAGACGCGGCGCCTGCATCATGCCGCACGACAAGTGCTCGCGACGATCACGGCCAGATCGCGCTGCGCCGTCTCGTACATCGCGTCGACCAACGCGGCCCGCTGCGTCAGCACCGCGCGTTGATTGATCGACCCTTTGTCGGTGATCTCGCCGAGATCGAGTGAAGGCGCCACCTCCACGAGCTGCAAACGCGCGATGGTGGTCGCGCCGCCGGTCGCCCCGCGATTGAGCGTGTCGAGCAGCGCGGCAAAGTAGGCGCGCACGGCCGGTGCGGCGACTACGTCGCGCGGGCTCGCGTCGGCCGGCAAATGCGCCAGCCGCCTGCAATCGTCGAGGCGCGGAAACACCAGCAGGCCCACGTCGTCGCGATTCATACCGGCGACCACCACGTCCTGCACATAGGGTGCGCCGGCGGAAATCACGCGGGCCCGCATCGGTCCGACGCTCACGAAGGTGCCCGAACTCAGCTTGAAATCCTCCGCGATGCGGCCGTCGAACAGCAACCCGAGCTCGGGCCGCGCCGGGTCGACAAAGCGCAACGCGTCGCCGCTGCGGAAGTACCCCTCTTCGTCGAACGCGTTGTCCAGCTCGGCCGCGTTGGGGCGCCAATAACCGGTCATTACGTGCGGGCCGCGATAGCGTGCCTCGAGCTTGTCGCCGACCGGCGCGAGTTTGACCTCGCAGCCGGGCGCCGGCAGGCCGACATAGCCGGCGCGCATGATCGGCCCCGTGGTGAACAGGCACGACGGCGACGTCTCCGTCATACCGAGCCCGGCCATGATGCGAATGCGCTCGCCGCAGTACTGGTCGGTCACGCGTTCGAGCCGGTCCCACGCCGCTTGCGACAACCCCGCGCCGGAGAAGAAATACACCTTCACGCGCGAGAAAAACGTCTCGCGCAACTGGCTGTCCTGCTCCAGCGCGATCGCCAGTTCCTCCCACCCCTTCGGCACATTGAAGTAGATGGTCGGCGCGATGTCGCGCAGATTGCGCAGTGTTTCCTCGAATTTGCCGTTGACCGGTTTGCCGTCGTCGATATAGAGCGTGCCGCCGTTGTAGAGCGCGATGCCCACGTTATGGCTACCGCCGAACGTGTGATTCCAGGGCAGCCAATCGACCAGCACCGGCGGCTCGCTCGCAAATTCCGGGAAGGTTTCGAGCAGCATCTGCTGATTGCTGCACAGCATGCGGTGCGTGGTCGGCACCGCCTTCGGCAGTTTGGTCGAGCCCGACGTGAAGAGAAATTTGGCGATCGAATCCGGGCTCACTGCCGCGTGAACGGTGTCGACGGTGGTCGGCTTGGTGTCCAGCAAATCGCTCAACGAGGTCACGCCACGCGTGGCGGCCGGCTCGCGCGGCGGCGTGGCGGACACGACTTCCACGCCGGCCGGCACGACCGCTTCGATGGCACGGGCAAACGTGTCGTAGTGGCTCGCGAACACCAGGCCCGGCGTCAGCAGTTCGATCGTATGACGCAGCTTGCCGAAGTCGCCGGAAGCGAGCGCATAAGCCGGCGAGATCGCCGCATACGGAATCCCGGCCCACATCGCACCGAGCGCGAGTTGCAAATGCCCGAGGTCGTTACCCGACAGAATCGCGATGGGCCGTTCGGCCGAAAGATCGCGTGCGAGCAGCGCCTGGCCGATCGCGCGAGCGCTGTGCAACGCCTTCGCATAGCTCAGGCCGACCCATTGACCGTCGCTGCCGCGGCGCGCCGCCAGCCAACGCTCCGGATGCGCGTCGGCGCCGCTCACGAGCCGCTCGGTCATCCGCTGCGGATACGCGCCGAGCGCTTCGTCCGCGCGTAGATACCAGGTCTCGCCCTGCCGTTGCGTGCGCAACGATGGTGCGCCGATCGTCGTCAACCGGTAGCGCGTCGGCGCAGCGGGGGTGTTCGTTTGTGTCGGCTCGTTATGCAAAGCCTGTCTCCTGTTGCTGTCTGCAGTCGGCCAGTGTTCGCGCCAAATGCAAATGCTTGAGCGCGAAGCGTGCGCGATCAGATCGGATAGTGGCGCGGCCCGGTTTGAATCGTGATCCAGCGCAGGTCCGTGAATTCGGCAATCGACGCCTTGCTGCCGAAGCGGCCATAACCGCTTTTCTTCACACCGCCGAACGGCATCTGCGCTTCGTCATGCACGGTCGGCCCGTTGATATGGCAGATGCCGGACTCGACACGTTTGGCGACGTTCCAGGCGCGCGCCACATCGCGGCTAAAGACCGCGGCCGACAAACCATAGTCGCTGTCGTTGGCCACCCGCAGCGCTTCTTCGTCGCCGTCCACGCGCTGCACCGTGACCACCGGGCCGAACGATTCCTCGGCATACAGCTTCATGGCCGGCGTGATGCCGTCGACGATCACCGGTTGCATGATCGCGCCGTCGATCGTGCAACCCACCGGCAGTGTCGCGCCGTGCTGCTTCGCGTCGTCGACCAGTGCCGCGATACGTTGCGCCGCGGCCGCGCTTTCGAGCACGCCGAGCACGGAATCCGCCGCTGCGGGATCGCCCGCTTTCAGGCTGCGCGCTTTGGCCGCGAGCTTCTCGACCAGCGCATCGGCAATCTTCCGGTCGACGATCACGCGCTCGGTCGACATGCAAATCTGCCCCTGGTTGAAGAAGGCGCCGAACGCGATGGCGGCTACCGCCGCGTCCAGATCGGCGTCATCGAGCACCAGCACGGGCGCCTTGCCGCCAAGTTCGAGCAAGGCCGGCTTCAGATGCTGCGCCGCGTGCTGCGCGACGATGCGTCCCACGCGCGTCGAGCCGGTGAAGTTGACCCGCCGTACCGCCGGATGCGCAATCAGCCGTTCGACGATCGCCGGGGCGTTGGCGGCGTCATGCGTGATGACGTTCACCACACCGTCGCCGAGACCCGCGTCCTGCAACACGCTGCCGATCAGCCGATGCACGCCCGGACAGCCTTCCGACGCCTTGAGCACGACCGTGTTGCCGCACGCGAGCGGCATGGCAATGGCCCGCGTGCCGAGAATGACGGGCGCGTTCCACGGCGCCATGCCGAGCACCACGCCGCACGGCTGGCGCACCGCCATCGCGAGGCTGCCGGGCAGGTCCGACGGAATCACGTCGCCGTCGATCTGCGTGGTCATGGCCGCGGCTTCGCGCAGCATGTTGGCGGCCAGCATCACGTTGAAGCCGTACCAGTTCGGCATGGCGCCGGTCTCGGCCACGCCGGTTTCGATGAACTGCGCGGTGCGGGCGTCCATCAGATCGGCGGCTGCCAGCAGGCGTTTGCGGCGCTCGGTCGGCGCCAGTGCCGACCATGCCGGAAACGCGCGCGCGGCGGCTTCGACGGCCGCGTCGGCGTCGGCCACCGTGGCGGCCGACGCGCGCGACGCAGCACGGCCGTTCGCCGGATTGATCCGCTCGAAGGTTTTGCCGTCCGCTGCGCCACGGCTCTCGCCGCCAATCAATAAAGTTACTTCCTGCATGTGTGTCGTCTCCTCGCCTGTCTCTTTTGCAGCTAGTCGCCCGCGACCCAATCCGCCGTTAGGCGCGCGGTCGATCAGCGCTGGTAAGTCTGCAGACCCGGCTTGATCGCCTTGTCGTCGAGGAACTGCTTCAGACCCTGCTCGCGGCCACCTTCCGGATCGCGCAGTTGCGCCTGATCGAGCTTGGCGTACAGGTAGTCTTCGTTCTGATCCCACGTCAGTTCGCGGCAACGCTTGAAGCCGTTTTTGGCGGCGCGCAACACCACCGGATTCTTCTGCAGCAGCTTGCCGGCCAGCGTGCGCGTCGCTTCGATTAGTTCGGCGCGCGGCACGCTTTTATTCACGAGGCCCATCTGTGCGGCTTCCTGACCCGTGAAGGTCTCGCCGGTCATGATGTAGTAGAGCGCCTGACGATGTCCGACCGTATCGGCCATTGCCTTGCTCACCAGGTTGCCCGGCGGAATGCCCCAGTTGATCTCGGACAGACCGAACACCGCTTCGTCGGCGGCGATCGCGAGATCGCACGCAACCAGCGGCGAAAAGCCCCCGCCGAAACACCAGCCGTTGACCATCGCGATGGTCGGCTTCGCATACATGCGCAGCAGTTGCCATTGCCAGCGGCAGGCATCGCGGCGAATCTTTTCCTGCAGGATTTCCGGGCCGGCGTCGACTTCGCGGAAATACTCCTTCAGATCCATGCCGGCGGTCCACGCATCGCCTTCGCCGGTCAGCACCAGTACCTGCGCTTCGGCGTCGAGCTCCACGGCTTCGAGCACCTCGATCATTTCCTTGTTCAGCGTCGGGCTCATCGCGTTGCGCTTCTCGGGACGATTGAACGTGACCCACGCAATGCCTTCGACGACATCGACTTTGACGGTATTCCAACGGCCTTCGTAACTCATCTGCTTTCTCCGTGAACATTGGCCGCGACGGCGGCCTGATGAACGCATTTAATATCAGGCTTCCTGATATGTAAAGTGGAATTTCAGCGGCTTGGTGCAAACCCCTAGCGGCGGAATCCATCACGAGGCACGCTAAGATGCGGGATAGACCGGATCTCCTGCCCACATGAGCAAAAATCAGAATTCCCCTGTCGAGGCCGCCGCGCCGCGCACCCGCCGCACCAGCCTGCGCCTCACCTATGTGATCGGCAGTCTCGA
This genomic stretch from Paraburkholderia bryophila harbors:
- a CDS encoding p-hydroxycinnamoyl CoA hydratase/lyase, which codes for MSYEGRWNTVKVDVVEGIAWVTFNRPEKRNAMSPTLNKEMIEVLEAVELDAEAQVLVLTGEGDAWTAGMDLKEYFREVDAGPEILQEKIRRDACRWQWQLLRMYAKPTIAMVNGWCFGGGFSPLVACDLAIAADEAVFGLSEINWGIPPGNLVSKAMADTVGHRQALYYIMTGETFTGQEAAQMGLVNKSVPRAELIEATRTLAGKLLQKNPVVLRAAKNGFKRCRELTWDQNEDYLYAKLDQAQLRDPEGGREQGLKQFLDDKAIKPGLQTYQR
- a CDS encoding feruloyl-CoA synthase is translated as MHNEPTQTNTPAAPTRYRLTTIGAPSLRTQRQGETWYLRADEALGAYPQRMTERLVSGADAHPERWLAARRGSDGQWVGLSYAKALHSARAIGQALLARDLSAERPIAILSGNDLGHLQLALGAMWAGIPYAAISPAYALASGDFGKLRHTIELLTPGLVFASHYDTFARAIEAVVPAGVEVVSATPPREPAATRGVTSLSDLLDTKPTTVDTVHAAVSPDSIAKFLFTSGSTKLPKAVPTTHRMLCSNQQMLLETFPEFASEPPVLVDWLPWNHTFGGSHNVGIALYNGGTLYIDDGKPVNGKFEETLRNLRDIAPTIYFNVPKGWEELAIALEQDSQLRETFFSRVKVYFFSGAGLSQAAWDRLERVTDQYCGERIRIMAGLGMTETSPSCLFTTGPIMRAGYVGLPAPGCEVKLAPVGDKLEARYRGPHVMTGYWRPNAAELDNAFDEEGYFRSGDALRFVDPARPELGLLFDGRIAEDFKLSSGTFVSVGPMRARVISAGAPYVQDVVVAGMNRDDVGLLVFPRLDDCRRLAHLPADASPRDVVAAPAVRAYFAALLDTLNRGATGGATTIARLQLVEVAPSLDLGEITDKGSINQRAVLTQRAALVDAMYETAQRDLAVIVASTCRAA
- a CDS encoding aldehyde dehydrogenase — encoded protein: MQEVTLLIGGESRGAADGKTFERINPANGRAASRASAATVADADAAVEAAARAFPAWSALAPTERRKRLLAAADLMDARTAQFIETGVAETGAMPNWYGFNVMLAANMLREAAAMTTQIDGDVIPSDLPGSLAMAVRQPCGVVLGMAPWNAPVILGTRAIAMPLACGNTVVLKASEGCPGVHRLIGSVLQDAGLGDGVVNVITHDAANAPAIVERLIAHPAVRRVNFTGSTRVGRIVAQHAAQHLKPALLELGGKAPVLVLDDADLDAAVAAIAFGAFFNQGQICMSTERVIVDRKIADALVEKLAAKARSLKAGDPAAADSVLGVLESAAAAQRIAALVDDAKQHGATLPVGCTIDGAIMQPVIVDGITPAMKLYAEESFGPVVTVQRVDGDEEALRVANDSDYGLSAAVFSRDVARAWNVAKRVESGICHINGPTVHDEAQMPFGGVKKSGYGRFGSKASIAEFTDLRWITIQTGPRHYPI
- a CDS encoding amidohydrolase family protein, which codes for MNLDQLVAIDMHVHAEVSCCQPPDLFGKEFDEAADKYFGTVLKLGRRPTIPETIDHYRERNVGFVMFTVDCEANLGRRRIPNEEIAEFAQNNRDIMIAFASIDPHKGKMGVREARKLVEEYGVRGFKFHPTMQAFFANDRLAYPLYELIAEYRLTAVFHSGHSGMGSGMRGGGGLRLKYSEPIHLDDVAADFPDMKIVIAHPSWPWQEQALSIALHKPNVYIDLSGWSPKYFSPELIHHANTLLKRKMLFGSDFPLIRPDRWLEDFSGAGFREEVRPLILKQNAVDLLGLAAHA
- a CDS encoding phytoene/squalene synthase family protein, whose protein sequence is MSNPTRAFLLGPLLKGVSRSFYLTLRVLPTGMRDPIGLAYLLARAADTIADTSLISPEQRLALLLSLRAQVNGTTDDGTLFHRMAAEVAGQQTQSDEKVLLESLGPALGVLSQLSESDRQAVRGIVATLTEGMEFDLRTFPDERSGQLAALRDYDDLDRYTYLVAGCVGEFWTTMTYAHMPGTLKEAPDTMARRGVRFGKALQLTNVLRDCGKDLRIGRCYLPQTLLDRHGLSPQDLLLPTNSARAKPLLVELLRKSLEHFREALDYTLAIPAFSVRLRLACLWPILIGLETLLLLVDNDAWLDPQKVSKVRRNRVYQIIASSLLLVPSNGLVRNAIETRIAQIEARL